One genomic segment of Rivularia sp. PCC 7116 includes these proteins:
- a CDS encoding CO2 hydration protein — translation MVTTKKNQFSKHPLAEYIERLLSGDALLPDTPENLTEVVGVLHSYGVVLDAYSNNLIYFANNQFLVFFPFFKYFNGEINLQKLLRHWQHDRINYEYAEYCMKSMLWHGGGGLDEYVDSDKFREKAKAVINAKFKNNPLVLGINQLFPEFLIEQLRVCSYYSGLGQFWRVMSDAFMSLSDLYNKGKITSIGQVVDHIKGGLVANASNPITYSVKIRDQVYDLIPEEVGLTFLMDTAVPYVEAIFFRGTPFHGTVSYNAQAYQIPPDQGKFQYGALYADPLPIGGAGIPPTLLMHDMRHYLPEYLHEVYRQTRRGEDDLLVQICKSFQKSMYCVTTAAIVGLMPHSPDSTEPSEQKANRDYLRNWMDRFTTSRLKDVNEKPIACEIAVPKWM, via the coding sequence ATGGTAACTACTAAGAAAAATCAATTTAGTAAGCATCCTTTAGCAGAATATATTGAACGGTTATTAAGTGGAGATGCATTACTTCCAGATACTCCAGAAAATTTAACTGAAGTAGTTGGAGTTCTTCATAGTTACGGTGTAGTTTTAGATGCTTATTCAAACAATCTTATATACTTTGCCAATAATCAATTTTTAGTATTTTTCCCGTTTTTCAAATATTTTAACGGCGAAATCAATTTACAAAAATTACTGCGTCACTGGCAGCACGACAGAATTAATTACGAATATGCCGAGTATTGTATGAAATCAATGCTGTGGCATGGTGGCGGTGGATTAGATGAATACGTAGATTCAGACAAATTTAGAGAAAAAGCAAAAGCTGTTATTAACGCGAAATTTAAAAATAATCCTTTAGTATTGGGTATTAATCAACTGTTTCCAGAATTTTTAATCGAACAGTTAAGAGTTTGCTCTTATTACAGCGGTTTGGGGCAATTTTGGCGCGTCATGTCCGATGCTTTTATGAGTTTATCGGACTTATACAATAAAGGTAAAATAACATCAATTGGTCAAGTTGTAGACCATATTAAAGGCGGTTTGGTGGCAAATGCGAGTAACCCGATTACCTACAGCGTCAAAATTCGAGATCAAGTTTACGACTTAATCCCCGAAGAAGTAGGTTTAACATTTTTAATGGATACTGCTGTTCCTTATGTAGAAGCAATATTCTTCCGAGGAACGCCTTTCCACGGTACAGTTTCTTACAACGCTCAAGCTTATCAAATTCCCCCAGATCAAGGAAAATTTCAATACGGTGCATTATATGCAGATCCATTACCAATCGGAGGTGCGGGAATTCCTCCCACATTATTAATGCATGATATGCGTCACTATCTACCTGAATATTTGCACGAAGTTTATCGTCAAACTCGTCGAGGAGAAGATGATTTACTAGTGCAAATTTGTAAAAGTTTCCAAAAATCTATGTACTGCGTTACCACCGCAGCAATTGTGGGATTAATGCCTCATTCTCCAGATAGTACCGAACCTTCCGAGCAAAAAGCAAATCGAGATTATCTACGAAATTGGATGGATAGATTTACTACTTCACGATTGAAAGATGTCAATGAAAAGCCTATAGCTTGTGAGATAGCTGTACCTAAGTGGATGTAA
- a CDS encoding NADH-quinone oxidoreductase subunit M yields the protein MLSILIVLPLLGAALIGFFPGMTSKVSRTVALSVTVISFLWTLVLASQFNIGEVNQQFSEFIPWIDALGLNYQIGIDGLSLPLLILNALLTGIAVYSSDKAISRSRLYYSLLLLLNVGVTGAFLSQDLLLFFLFYELELIPLYLLIAIWGGERRGYAATKFLIYTAVSGILVLASFLGLVWLSGATSFALEGLQTSSIPLATQILLLVGILIGFGIKMPLVPLHTWLPDAHVEASTPISVLLAGVLLKLGTYGILRFGMYLLPEAWTYLAPWLATWAVISVLYGASCAIAQKDMKKMVAYSSVAHMGYILLGAAAATPLSILGTVMQMISHGLISALLFLLVGIVYKKAGSRNLDVVQGLLNPERGLPLIGSLMVLGVMASAGIPGMVGFISEFVVFRASYEVFPIQTLVSMIGTGLTAAYFLILMSKCFFGRLSEQVTNLPRVYWADRMPAIVLAVLIVIFGIQPNWLTRLTEPTTNAMMSVQNPIVNVSFND from the coding sequence ATGCTGAGTATTTTAATTGTGCTACCGCTTTTAGGTGCGGCTTTAATTGGGTTTTTTCCCGGCATGACATCAAAAGTTTCTCGAACAGTAGCTTTGAGTGTTACTGTAATTTCTTTTTTATGGACTTTAGTTTTAGCCAGTCAGTTTAATATCGGGGAAGTTAATCAACAGTTTAGCGAATTCATTCCTTGGATAGATGCATTAGGTTTGAATTATCAGATTGGTATTGATGGTTTATCTTTGCCTTTACTGATATTAAATGCATTGTTGACAGGAATAGCCGTTTATAGCAGCGATAAAGCCATATCGCGATCGCGGCTGTATTATTCTTTGTTATTGCTGCTCAACGTGGGAGTAACCGGAGCGTTTTTATCCCAGGATTTGCTGTTATTTTTCTTGTTTTACGAATTAGAATTAATTCCCCTCTATTTGCTGATTGCTATATGGGGTGGGGAACGTCGGGGTTATGCAGCAACAAAATTTTTGATTTACACTGCTGTTTCCGGAATTTTGGTTTTAGCGAGTTTCTTGGGTTTGGTTTGGTTAAGTGGTGCGACTAGTTTTGCTTTGGAAGGATTGCAAACAAGCTCCATACCATTAGCGACACAAATTTTACTGCTAGTTGGAATTTTGATTGGTTTTGGCATCAAAATGCCCTTAGTACCCTTGCATACATGGTTGCCAGATGCTCACGTAGAAGCTTCTACACCAATTTCCGTATTACTAGCGGGAGTACTTTTGAAGCTAGGAACCTACGGTATACTCCGCTTCGGAATGTATTTGCTGCCAGAAGCTTGGACATATTTAGCGCCTTGGCTGGCAACTTGGGCAGTAATCAGCGTGCTTTACGGTGCATCCTGTGCGATCGCGCAAAAAGACATGAAGAAAATGGTGGCTTACAGTTCTGTAGCGCATATGGGATATATACTTCTAGGTGCAGCGGCTGCCACACCATTAAGTATATTAGGTACCGTCATGCAAATGATTAGCCACGGTTTAATTTCGGCGCTGCTGTTTTTGCTGGTAGGAATTGTGTATAAAAAAGCAGGCAGTCGCAATTTAGATGTTGTTCAAGGATTGCTAAACCCGGAAAGAGGTTTGCCTTTAATTGGCAGCTTGATGGTTTTGGGGGTAATGGCAAGTGCTGGGATACCGGGAATGGTAGGTTTTATTTCGGAATTTGTGGTATTCCGTGCCAGTTATGAAGTTTTTCCGATACAAACTTTAGTTTCGATGATTGGAACCGGTTTAACTGCTGCTTACTTTTTGATTTTGATGAGTAAATGCTTTTTCGGACGATTATCCGAACAAGTAACTAATCTACCCCGCGTTTATTGGGCGGATAGAATGCCAGCAATAGTTTTAGCTGTATTAATAGTAATTTTTGGCATCCAACCAAACTGGTTAACACGTTTAACGGAACCAACAACAAACGCCATGATGAGCGTACAAAATCCGATTGTGAATGTGTCTTTTAATGATTAG